In the genome of Actinomadura graeca, one region contains:
- a CDS encoding Swt1 family HEPN domain-containing protein, producing MTTKLVNQDQVTAGLRTVTQVLNPFVQKRMTGAHGKNWLPDFVRRHPRPGASQEHLGDLGFLIWVLTKDERAFGPKVLPRQAKNLAHRIREARNLASHEQLNDLDLTTARTALQSMAEFLTLIGEPGKANEVRQLTGRLQSTGSAAPHAVRPKGSTPTTRRSGQRSGSKTKTKTKSKPQARKVDPQPWPAPPPRKTSARPVIQLKIGCGAVVALAVIALATVWVLFGQRDADPYEGKYKNEPLGARLNTGRIEIPRDYHLRFLDEPIAPLQGAFGGDLGFSAGQFTAADGRIVVVTRGEKLSYATCRDTTRYAASTRVTKTLRMCVTTDTGVVAGVAVRGVRKQGTNTFVKIDIIVWKGRKPKG from the coding sequence GTGACGACGAAGCTAGTCAATCAAGACCAGGTGACCGCGGGGCTGAGGACGGTCACTCAGGTGTTGAACCCATTCGTCCAAAAGCGCATGACCGGGGCGCACGGAAAGAACTGGCTTCCGGATTTCGTGCGACGGCATCCCCGTCCGGGGGCGTCCCAAGAACATCTCGGGGATCTGGGATTCCTGATCTGGGTGCTGACCAAAGACGAACGGGCCTTCGGGCCGAAGGTGCTGCCAAGGCAGGCGAAGAACCTCGCACACCGGATTCGTGAGGCGCGCAATCTCGCGTCGCACGAACAGCTCAATGACCTCGACCTCACGACCGCCAGGACCGCGTTGCAGTCGATGGCCGAGTTCCTCACGCTGATCGGCGAGCCGGGCAAGGCCAATGAGGTGCGCCAGCTCACCGGACGGCTCCAGTCGACGGGAAGCGCGGCCCCGCATGCCGTGCGGCCGAAGGGTTCGACGCCGACGACGCGGCGCTCGGGGCAGCGATCGGGATCCAAGACCAAGACCAAGACCAAGTCCAAGCCCCAGGCGAGGAAGGTCGATCCGCAGCCGTGGCCTGCGCCGCCGCCGCGGAAGACCAGCGCCCGGCCGGTGATCCAGCTCAAGATCGGGTGCGGTGCCGTGGTCGCGCTCGCCGTCATCGCCCTGGCGACGGTCTGGGTGCTGTTCGGCCAGCGGGACGCGGATCCCTACGAGGGCAAGTACAAGAACGAACCGCTCGGCGCGCGGCTCAACACGGGGCGTATCGAGATCCCCCGGGATTATCATCTGCGTTTCCTGGACGAGCCGATCGCTCCTCTCCAAGGCGCTTTCGGAGGCGATCTCGGGTTCAGCGCGGGACAGTTCACGGCCGCCGACGGCCGGATCGTCGTCGTCACACGTGGCGAGAAACTCAGCTACGCCACATGCCGGGATACCACCCGCTACGCCGCCAGTACTCGTGTCACGAAGACACTGCGCATGTGTGTCACGACCGACACCGGTGTCGTGGCGGGAGTCGCAGTCCGGGGTGTGCGCAAGCAAGGGACGAATACCTTCGTCAAAATCGACATCATCGTCTGGAAGGGACGCAAGCCCAAGGGCTGA
- a CDS encoding helix-turn-helix transcriptional regulator — protein sequence MPKTAARLLALLSLLQARRDWPGALLAERLEISPRTVRRDVDRLRELGYPIVAIKGPDGGYRLDAGADLPPLLFDDEQAVALAVALQLATTAGAGIGEAAARALTTVRQVMPARLRHRIDTVQVTPVQRPAPQVESSVLTAVAAALHAHEELRFDHVTASAGGDVRPSPRRVQPHHLVTWGGRWYLVAWDLDRDDWRIFRADRITPRTPTGPRFTPREVPGGDVAAYVTSTFQGSDGAGGWPCRGEVILGLPASTVSLYTRDGIVEDVGPDRCRLVLGSWSWTGLAAAIGRFDADIEVVGPPELKAAFARLARRYTAAARPGAHA from the coding sequence ATGCCCAAGACCGCCGCACGGCTGCTGGCGTTGCTCTCGCTGCTCCAGGCGCGCCGGGACTGGCCCGGCGCGCTGCTGGCCGAGCGCCTGGAGATCAGCCCCCGCACCGTGCGGCGCGACGTCGACCGCCTGCGCGAGCTCGGCTATCCCATCGTGGCGATCAAGGGTCCGGACGGCGGCTACCGCCTGGACGCCGGCGCGGACCTGCCCCCGCTGCTGTTCGACGACGAGCAGGCCGTGGCCCTGGCCGTCGCGCTCCAGCTCGCCACCACCGCCGGAGCGGGCATCGGGGAGGCCGCGGCGCGCGCGCTGACCACCGTCCGGCAGGTCATGCCCGCCCGGCTGCGGCACCGGATCGACACCGTCCAGGTCACGCCCGTCCAACGGCCCGCGCCGCAGGTCGAGAGCAGCGTGCTCACGGCGGTCGCCGCCGCCCTCCACGCCCATGAGGAACTGCGCTTCGACCACGTCACCGCGTCCGCGGGCGGGGACGTCCGGCCCTCGCCGCGCCGCGTGCAGCCGCACCACCTCGTGACCTGGGGCGGGCGCTGGTACCTCGTCGCCTGGGACCTCGATCGCGACGACTGGCGGATCTTCCGCGCCGACCGGATCACCCCGCGCACCCCCACCGGGCCGCGCTTCACCCCGCGCGAGGTGCCCGGCGGCGACGTGGCCGCCTACGTGACCAGCACGTTCCAGGGGTCGGACGGTGCTGGCGGCTGGCCATGCCGGGGCGAGGTGATCCTCGGCCTTCCCGCCTCCACCGTTTCCCTCTACACCCGCGACGGGATCGTCGAGGACGTCGGCCCGGACCGCTGCCGGCTCGTCCTGGGCTCCTGGTCATGGACCGGCCTGGCCGCCGCCATCGGCAGGTTCGACGCCGACATCGAGGTGGTCGGGCCACCCGAACTCAAAGCCGCCTTCGCCCGCCTGGCCCGCCGCTACACCGCCGCGGCCCGCCCCGGCGCCCACGCCTGA